In the Candidatus Electrothrix sp. GW3-4 genome, one interval contains:
- a CDS encoding ribbon-helix-helix protein, CopG family, which yields MSGIKTAISLDEHLFNEVKETARDLNTSRSGVIRQALLEFMERRKNQRLLEQLNEAYKDGPTGEEENIARSMRNAQQGITEQEPW from the coding sequence ATGTCCGGGATAAAAACAGCGATTTCCTTGGATGAACATCTGTTCAATGAAGTCAAAGAGACGGCTCGTGACCTGAATACGTCCAGAAGCGGTGTGATCAGGCAGGCATTGCTTGAATTTATGGAAAGACGGAAGAATCAACGTCTGCTTGAGCAACTGAATGAAGCATATAAGGACGGGCCGACAGGGGAAGAAGAGAATATTGCCCGATCAATGCGGAATGCGCAGCAGGGGATAACAGAGCAGGAGCCGTGGTGA
- a CDS encoding PAS domain-containing protein, with protein MKQKREKGAVAGMLPQGVYAIKKDIFCYILAGMTLLGLVYLFSIFWMYRQQDAARYQEWKQTVDDIYSNRLSEAEKNLKALLFVLRENPVLQQQFMARDREKLLETSRYLEQSLHQDYHITHFYFHTPDRVNFLRVHQPKRHGDKIDRLTIRQAEETGDVASGVEIGPLGTLTLRAVMPWYAGKQLVGYLELGRELASIVSAFRQSETVDGYLLTVNKQFVERQGWALGMAMLDRPANWSAFSDRVVMINTLPERFAYLGSEQVEQHRIQTFLHRFIFPKNMFYMIHDRPLIDVSGRQLGSLIFVHDELKELLLARRMNNFFLLTLLGLAALLLIIYYHVLRRTELQLAESGAVLEESRQQLALALEVADLGMWDWRPQHGDVVYTNDIFFTMLGYSSEKLSFTMERWIELIHPDDLGGTLTVRQLFLDSDDSCYCTEYRVRTVSGQWKWIRDVGRVVSRDRLGQAERFMGVHIDITQRKEAEAQMQGNYERLITFMETLPDAAFLKDGDGRWQLTNQTARDLFGMKEFPWQGRTDVELAELRPDWEQAHLACIVSDQRAWQAKEMFFDYEKVRGEDEQERIFEVRRMPLFFPDGQRKALVIIGRDITTERLAEKELKKSEQFLAQTQQIAGLGSWRQIFLDNEQEWSPEMYRILELDPASTESSLTSFLDLVHPDDRQQVSDAYTQSVLSRSSFCVEHRLLMEDGRIKYVLERGETEYDENGSPVQSIGSVLDITARKKIEQELIEAQQHAEAASQAKSKFLANMSHELRTPMNAIIGMSKLALETELTEEQRNYIEKAHLSAELLLGILNDILDFSKIEAGKMSLEIIHYQLHAVFENLHNLIGLKAAEKGLLLHIDIADNVPDALQGDPLRLGQILVNLVNNAIKFTDKGSVAVCVELMEREESQVVLHFSVTDTGIGMSSEQQKRLFQLFSQADSSITRKYGGTGLGLSICKRLVKMMGGKIWAESAQGQGSCFHFILPQKIGNPRAHHEESANIAEDISRLHGARILLVEDNQINQELAELMLTRQGMEVTLASNGEEALAVLAQQEFDGVLMDIQMPVMDGYTACVEIRKDPSYKELPIIALTANVMAGDQEKSRKAGMNGHIGKPFREEEMFATMLRLIRPADSLSVREQIEKEPEEKTVRKEPVSLFGLAGIEAGKGMKNTMNDPEIYRQVLQLFRKDQGEFSQKFQAAQAGEEPDVPIRLAHTLKGIAGTIGATQLQEEALLLEMLCREDGAGEEKEEQFRRVSRELDTVFAELDRFFG; from the coding sequence ATGAAGCAGAAGAGAGAGAAGGGTGCTGTGGCGGGGATGCTTCCCCAGGGAGTCTATGCTATTAAAAAAGATATATTTTGCTATATCCTGGCTGGAATGACCTTGCTGGGGTTGGTCTATCTCTTCTCGATTTTTTGGATGTATCGACAGCAGGATGCAGCCCGTTATCAGGAATGGAAACAAACCGTTGATGATATTTATTCCAACCGCCTCAGCGAAGCAGAGAAAAATCTGAAAGCACTTCTCTTCGTACTGCGTGAAAATCCTGTTCTTCAGCAGCAGTTTATGGCCAGGGATCGGGAAAAACTTCTGGAGACGAGTCGTTATCTGGAGCAGAGCCTGCATCAGGACTATCATATTACCCATTTCTATTTTCATACACCGGACAGGGTTAATTTTCTTCGGGTCCATCAACCCAAACGTCATGGAGATAAGATTGATCGTTTAACAATACGGCAGGCAGAGGAGACCGGTGACGTTGCTTCAGGGGTGGAAATCGGTCCATTGGGAACCTTGACATTGCGAGCAGTTATGCCTTGGTATGCCGGAAAACAGTTGGTCGGTTATCTGGAATTGGGCAGGGAATTGGCTTCAATTGTCTCGGCCTTCCGGCAGTCCGAGACCGTTGACGGTTATTTGCTGACGGTGAATAAACAATTTGTTGAACGGCAGGGCTGGGCCCTTGGCATGGCCATGTTGGACCGGCCAGCTAACTGGTCTGCGTTTTCAGATAGAGTGGTCATGATAAACACCCTGCCTGAGCGGTTTGCCTATCTTGGGAGTGAACAGGTGGAACAGCATCGGATTCAGACCTTTCTGCACCGCTTTATTTTTCCGAAAAATATGTTCTACATGATCCATGATCGACCGCTGATCGATGTTTCCGGCAGACAGTTGGGCAGCCTGATTTTTGTTCATGATGAACTCAAAGAGCTTTTGCTCGCCCGGCGGATGAATAATTTTTTTCTTCTTACCCTGCTGGGCTTAGCGGCCTTACTCCTGATTATTTATTACCATGTGTTACGCAGAACAGAACTCCAGTTGGCAGAATCCGGTGCTGTTCTGGAAGAGAGCCGTCAACAGTTGGCCCTTGCTCTGGAAGTGGCGGACCTGGGAATGTGGGATTGGCGACCGCAGCATGGTGATGTTGTCTATACGAATGATATCTTTTTTACCATGCTGGGGTACTCCTCTGAGAAGTTATCCTTTACCATGGAACGATGGATTGAATTGATCCATCCTGATGATCTTGGCGGGACCTTGACTGTGCGTCAGCTCTTTCTCGATAGCGATGATAGCTGTTATTGTACCGAATATAGGGTGCGTACGGTTAGTGGGCAATGGAAATGGATTAGGGATGTGGGGCGTGTGGTCAGCCGTGATCGTCTGGGACAGGCGGAGCGTTTTATGGGGGTCCATATCGATATCACCCAGAGAAAAGAGGCTGAGGCCCAGATGCAGGGAAATTATGAGCGTCTGATCACCTTTATGGAGACCTTGCCTGATGCAGCTTTTCTCAAGGACGGAGATGGCCGTTGGCAGCTGACCAATCAAACGGCAAGAGATCTTTTTGGCATGAAAGAATTTCCCTGGCAGGGACGAACGGATGTTGAGCTTGCCGAATTACGGCCTGATTGGGAACAGGCCCATCTTGCCTGTATTGTGAGTGACCAGAGGGCCTGGCAGGCCAAGGAGATGTTTTTTGACTATGAGAAAGTCCGGGGAGAAGATGAACAGGAGCGGATTTTTGAGGTCAGAAGGATGCCGTTATTTTTTCCAGATGGACAGCGTAAGGCGCTGGTTATCATTGGGCGTGATATTACCACGGAGAGGTTGGCAGAGAAAGAGCTGAAAAAGAGTGAACAATTCCTGGCTCAGACTCAGCAAATTGCCGGGCTCGGCAGTTGGCGGCAGATTTTTTTGGATAATGAGCAGGAATGGTCGCCAGAGATGTATCGTATCCTTGAGCTTGATCCCGCAAGCACCGAGTCTTCATTGACCTCGTTTCTTGACCTCGTGCACCCCGATGACCGGCAGCAGGTCAGTGATGCCTATACGCAGTCCGTGCTCAGCAGGAGCTCTTTTTGTGTTGAACACAGGTTGTTGATGGAGGATGGGCGGATAAAATATGTGCTTGAACGGGGCGAGACGGAGTACGATGAGAACGGTAGTCCTGTGCAGTCCATCGGTTCGGTGCTTGATATTACTGCGCGGAAGAAGATAGAGCAGGAGCTTATTGAAGCACAGCAGCATGCTGAGGCCGCCAGTCAGGCGAAGTCAAAATTTCTTGCCAATATGAGCCATGAGCTTCGCACCCCGATGAACGCCATTATCGGGATGTCGAAGCTTGCCCTTGAGACAGAGCTGACAGAAGAGCAGAGGAACTATATTGAGAAGGCCCATCTCTCTGCGGAGTTGCTGCTCGGTATCCTTAACGATATTTTGGACTTTTCCAAGATTGAAGCCGGAAAGATGAGCTTGGAAATTATTCATTATCAGCTCCATGCTGTATTTGAAAATCTGCACAATCTCATCGGCTTGAAGGCCGCTGAAAAGGGCCTGCTCTTGCATATTGATATTGCCGATAATGTTCCTGATGCCCTCCAGGGAGATCCCCTGCGCCTTGGCCAGATTCTGGTTAATCTGGTCAATAATGCGATTAAGTTTACGGATAAGGGGAGTGTCGCTGTCTGCGTTGAACTGATGGAGCGGGAAGAAAGTCAGGTGGTTCTCCATTTCAGTGTCACAGATACCGGCATCGGTATGAGCTCGGAGCAGCAGAAAAGGCTGTTTCAGCTTTTTAGTCAGGCAGATAGTTCAATTACCCGGAAGTATGGTGGGACTGGCTTGGGTCTTTCCATTTGCAAACGTTTGGTCAAAATGATGGGAGGAAAGATCTGGGCCGAGAGTGCGCAAGGTCAAGGATCTTGTTTTCATTTTATTTTGCCCCAAAAGATTGGTAATCCCCGTGCTCATCATGAGGAGTCAGCCAATATTGCAGAGGATATCAGCCGACTGCACGGGGCCAGGATTCTGCTGGTAGAAGATAATCAGATCAATCAGGAGCTTGCCGAACTTATGCTGACCCGCCAAGGTATGGAGGTGACCCTTGCCAGCAACGGTGAAGAGGCCCTAGCCGTCCTTGCTCAGCAAGAGTTTGATGGTGTGCTCATGGATATTCAGATGCCGGTGATGGACGGTTATACGGCCTGTGTAGAGATAAGAAAGGATCCCAGTTATAAAGAGCTTCCAATTATCGCCTTGACAGCAAATGTCATGGCCGGAGATCAAGAGAAAAGCAGAAAGGCGGGGATGAATGGGCATATCGGTAAACCCTTTCGAGAAGAGGAGATGTTTGCCACTATGCTGCGTTTGATCCGACCAGCAGATTCGTTGTCCGTAAGGGAGCAGATAGAGAAAGAGCCAGAGGAGAAAACAGTCAGGAAGGAGCCTGTGAGCCTTTTTGGTCTTGCAGGTATTGAGGCTGGCAAGGGCATGAAGAACACCATGAACGATCCAGAGATTTATCGCCAGGTCTTGCAGCTCTTTCGTAAGGATCAGGGGGAGTTCTCTCAGAAGTTTCAGGCGGCGCAGGCAGGAGAGGAGCCAGATGTGCCGATCCGCTTAGCCCATACCCTGAAGGGGATCGCCGGAACCATCGGGGCAACTCAGCTGCAGGAGGAAGCCTTGCTGTTGGAGATGCTGTGTCGGGAGGATGGGGCGGGGGAGGAGAAAGAAGAGCAGTTCCGCAGGGTCAGCAGGGAATTGGATACGGTGTTTGCGGAACTGGATCGTTTTTTTGGGTGA
- the ilvD gene encoding dihydroxy-acid dehydratase, giving the protein MAIPLRSNETTQGRRMAGARALWRANGMTEEQIGKPIIAVVNSFTQMVPGHVHLHEIGQQVKRQIEAQGCFAAEFNTIAIDDGIAMGHDGMLYSLPSRELIADSVEYMCNAHKVDAMICISNCDKITPGMLMAAMRLNIPAIFVSGGPMEAGRVKGQERGYDLIDAMVMAGDQAVSDEEIAEVERAACPTCGSCSGMFTANSMNCLTEALGLSLPGNGTIVATHINRRSLFEQAAARIVAMCEAWYDKEDASVLPRSIATKAAFNNAMALDIAMGGSTNTVLHILAVAHEAGVDFTMQDIDALSRKVPNLCKVAPSSPYHVEDVNRAGGILGILGELDRAGLLDTAVSRADGLTLAQALDQLDIARETATETARSLYASAPGNTGRNLVMGSQNTMYEALDTDREKGCIRGADHAYSKDGGLAVLYGNIAENGCIVKTAGVDPSILHFQGKAKVFHSQEAACEGILAGAITAGDVVFILYEGPKGGPGMQEMLYPTSYLKSMHLGAECALVTDGRFSGGTAGLSIGHVSPEAADGGAIGLVRDGDPIDINIPERTISLQISAEELAQRRQEEEARGEAAFTPNREREVPKSLQVYARFAASADKGAVRML; this is encoded by the coding sequence ATGGCAATCCCCCTTCGCAGCAATGAAACAACCCAAGGCAGAAGAATGGCCGGAGCGCGCGCCCTGTGGCGGGCCAACGGCATGACCGAAGAACAGATCGGCAAACCTATTATCGCGGTGGTCAACTCCTTCACCCAGATGGTGCCGGGGCATGTGCATCTGCACGAGATCGGCCAGCAGGTGAAGCGACAGATCGAAGCACAGGGCTGCTTTGCTGCTGAGTTTAACACCATCGCCATTGACGACGGCATTGCCATGGGCCACGACGGTATGCTCTACTCCCTGCCCTCCCGCGAGCTGATCGCTGACTCTGTGGAGTACATGTGCAACGCCCACAAGGTGGATGCCATGATCTGCATCAGCAACTGCGACAAGATCACACCGGGTATGCTCATGGCCGCCATGCGCCTGAATATCCCGGCCATCTTTGTTTCCGGCGGGCCTATGGAGGCGGGGCGGGTCAAAGGACAGGAACGTGGCTACGACCTGATCGATGCAATGGTCATGGCAGGCGACCAGGCGGTCTCGGATGAGGAAATCGCTGAGGTGGAGCGGGCAGCCTGTCCCACCTGCGGTTCCTGTTCCGGCATGTTCACAGCCAACTCCATGAACTGCCTTACCGAGGCCCTGGGCCTGTCCCTGCCCGGCAACGGCACCATAGTAGCGACCCATATAAACCGCCGCTCCCTGTTCGAGCAGGCAGCCGCCCGCATCGTGGCCATGTGCGAGGCCTGGTACGACAAGGAAGACGCCTCTGTCCTGCCCCGCTCCATCGCCACCAAGGCGGCCTTCAACAACGCAATGGCCCTGGATATCGCTATGGGTGGATCCACCAACACCGTGCTCCATATCCTGGCGGTCGCTCATGAGGCCGGAGTGGATTTCACCATGCAGGACATCGACGCCCTTTCCCGCAAGGTACCCAACCTCTGCAAGGTGGCCCCCTCTTCCCCATATCATGTGGAGGACGTGAATCGGGCAGGCGGTATCCTGGGAATTCTCGGTGAGTTGGACCGGGCCGGACTCCTGGACACGGCTGTGAGCCGGGCCGACGGCCTGACCTTGGCCCAGGCCCTGGATCAGCTTGATATTGCACGAGAGACCGCCACAGAGACGGCCCGCAGCCTCTACGCCAGTGCGCCAGGCAATACGGGACGCAACCTGGTGATGGGCTCACAGAACACCATGTACGAAGCACTGGATACAGATCGAGAAAAGGGCTGCATCCGGGGTGCGGATCATGCCTACTCCAAAGACGGCGGACTGGCCGTGCTGTACGGCAACATTGCCGAGAACGGCTGCATCGTGAAAACCGCAGGTGTGGACCCGTCCATCCTCCATTTTCAGGGCAAGGCCAAGGTCTTTCATTCGCAGGAGGCGGCCTGTGAAGGTATTCTGGCCGGGGCAATCACGGCAGGCGATGTGGTCTTTATCCTCTATGAGGGTCCCAAAGGTGGGCCGGGTATGCAGGAAATGCTCTACCCTACCTCCTACCTGAAATCCATGCACCTGGGTGCAGAATGCGCTCTGGTCACGGACGGACGTTTTTCCGGCGGTACAGCTGGCCTGTCCATCGGTCATGTTTCCCCGGAAGCAGCAGACGGCGGCGCCATTGGCCTGGTTCGGGATGGAGACCCCATTGATATTAATATACCGGAACGGACCATTTCTCTCCAGATCAGTGCAGAAGAGCTTGCCCAGCGTCGTCAGGAGGAAGAAGCGCGCGGAGAAGCTGCCTTTACCCCGAATCGAGAACGGGAGGTTCCCAAATCCCTACAGGTCTATGCCCGTTTCGCGGCCTCAGCCGACAAAGGGGCGGTGCGGATGCTGTAG
- a CDS encoding AAA family ATPase yields MKLKEVHIKGYKSIDGRVGQRIPFGDLTVLLGANGSGKSNLVSFFKMLNFMTSGALQQYVGKYGVSHLLFYGPKHTESISFELALASESSHDTYEVRLAHGLPDRLFISGEKITYQKISPPSPRPQEYFLDAGGSESGLASDQRKTSAVLCRLLSGVRSYQFHDTSDTAKMKDRGYIDDAKYLRSDAGNLAAFLNMLKQTKAYQRYYDRIVRHVQRVMPQFHDFDLEPIPGNKDYVRLNWQDASDSDYLFGPDQISDGSLRFMALATLLLQPPELLPTFIVLDEPELGLHPAAIGELAGIVRAASQKTQVLLATQSTRLVDEFSAEDVVVVERDEKERCSVFRKLAAEHLQDWLERYSLSELWEKNVLGGQP; encoded by the coding sequence ATGAAACTAAAAGAAGTGCATATAAAGGGATACAAATCTATTGACGGGCGGGTCGGTCAACGCATCCCCTTCGGCGACCTGACAGTCTTGCTCGGAGCCAACGGTTCTGGCAAAAGCAATCTGGTTTCATTCTTCAAGATGCTCAACTTCATGACAAGCGGAGCCTTGCAGCAATACGTGGGTAAATACGGGGTAAGCCATCTGCTTTTTTACGGCCCAAAACACACCGAATCCATCTCCTTTGAGCTTGCCCTTGCATCTGAATCCTCCCATGATACCTATGAGGTGAGACTCGCGCACGGCTTGCCGGATCGCTTATTCATCAGCGGCGAAAAGATTACCTATCAGAAGATCAGCCCTCCTTCTCCACGACCACAGGAGTATTTTCTTGACGCAGGTGGAAGTGAATCAGGGTTGGCAAGCGACCAAAGGAAAACCAGTGCAGTCTTGTGTCGCCTTTTGTCGGGGGTACGGAGTTATCAGTTTCATGACACCTCAGACACAGCCAAGATGAAAGATCGCGGCTATATTGATGATGCCAAATATCTCCGCAGCGATGCAGGAAATTTGGCGGCTTTCCTGAATATGCTTAAACAAACGAAAGCGTATCAAAGGTATTATGATCGAATAGTTCGGCATGTGCAGCGCGTTATGCCGCAATTTCATGACTTCGACTTGGAACCGATTCCCGGCAATAAAGATTATGTTCGGCTGAACTGGCAAGATGCATCAGACAGTGATTATTTATTCGGTCCCGATCAGATATCAGACGGTTCCCTCCGTTTTATGGCCCTGGCAACTCTGCTGCTTCAGCCTCCTGAACTCCTGCCGACCTTTATCGTTCTGGATGAACCCGAGCTGGGGCTTCATCCTGCTGCTATCGGGGAACTGGCCGGGATCGTCCGGGCGGCATCACAAAAAACGCAGGTACTCCTGGCAACCCAGTCTACACGTCTGGTTGATGAGTTTTCAGCGGAAGATGTGGTGGTGGTTGAGCGGGATGAAAAGGAACGCTGTTCTGTTTTCAGGAAGCTTGCCGCTGAACACTTGCAGGATTGGCTGGAGCGTTACAGCCTTTCTGAGCTATGGGAGAAAAATGTGCTGGGAGGACAGCCGTGA
- a CDS encoding type II toxin-antitoxin system PemK/MazF family toxin — protein MVIRQGEIYWLDVGKPRGSEPGYRHPYLVVQNNLFNASLINTVVVCSLTSNLRRAAAPGNVLLRKGEANLPKKSVVNVSQIFTVNKSDLTEKIGQISKQRFLEILEGIRLLTEPRELS, from the coding sequence GTGGTGATTCGGCAGGGGGAAATCTACTGGCTTGATGTTGGCAAGCCGAGAGGTTCTGAGCCGGGCTATCGGCATCCGTATCTCGTTGTTCAGAATAATCTCTTCAATGCGAGTCTGATCAACACGGTTGTTGTCTGTTCGTTAACGTCCAATCTTCGCCGGGCCGCAGCTCCGGGTAATGTTCTGCTTCGTAAAGGGGAGGCGAATTTGCCGAAAAAGAGCGTGGTCAATGTTTCGCAGATATTCACGGTGAATAAATCTGACCTGACAGAAAAGATCGGGCAGATTTCCAAGCAGCGGTTCCTGGAGATACTGGAAGGGATCAGGTTGCTTACGGAGCCGAGAGAACTCTCCTGA
- a CDS encoding calcium-binding protein — protein MAQGKLQLGDSVIVKPNVEELDLNINIGGWQGRVAEIEEEDGLIGIDWDSLSLKQLSDKTIVYCEVEGLDWARVYLAPEDVEQTTARDSVDDVVKAIEDIESKHDFTWTDEDPEESEEIDRRIQAVLDNAEDESEEAAFEVWQEYLEDELEFPFEAEIFECQEEGPLQEGDQVTVVGIYEDDDEEYDVFDDDIEDIYGILVSLRHGREKYEFPLCDLEVLDKSSDNYQPVKDYAIWFANR, from the coding sequence ATGGCACAAGGCAAACTCCAGCTCGGTGATTCTGTCATTGTAAAACCGAATGTTGAAGAACTTGATTTAAATATCAACATCGGCGGATGGCAGGGACGGGTCGCTGAAATTGAGGAAGAAGACGGTTTGATTGGCATAGATTGGGATAGCCTGAGTCTCAAGCAGCTATCTGATAAGACGATTGTCTACTGTGAAGTAGAAGGGTTGGACTGGGCCAGAGTGTATCTTGCACCAGAAGATGTTGAACAGACAACGGCCAGAGATAGTGTGGACGATGTCGTAAAAGCAATTGAAGATATTGAAAGCAAGCATGATTTTACTTGGACAGATGAAGATCCTGAAGAATCAGAGGAAATAGACAGGAGAATACAGGCCGTCTTAGACAACGCTGAAGATGAGAGTGAAGAGGCGGCCTTTGAGGTATGGCAGGAGTATCTTGAGGATGAGTTGGAATTTCCCTTTGAGGCAGAGATCTTTGAGTGTCAAGAGGAGGGGCCGTTACAAGAAGGAGATCAGGTAACGGTAGTGGGTATTTATGAAGATGATGATGAAGAATATGATGTTTTTGATGATGATATTGAGGATATCTATGGAATACTGGTGTCGTTACGGCATGGACGCGAGAAGTATGAGTTTCCCTTATGTGATTTAGAAGTCCTGGATAAATCCTCAGACAACTATCAGCCAGTAAAAGATTATGCGATCTGGTTTGCAAATCGTTGA
- a CDS encoding COR domain-containing protein yields the protein MTNERVLQKIEEAKASGTTTLRLSGQGLKELPSEIGQLTNLTELDLCNNQFSSLPPEIRKLTNLQKLRLWNNKLTTLPPEISQLTNLTVLDLRNNQLRNLPSGILKLTKLKELDLYSNYIDNPPSEIGQLKQLTGLNLGHNHLRSLPPEIYQLTTLTVLDLRHNQFSNLPPKIGQLTNLTELNLSNNRLNVLPLEICKLTSLKKLFLLDNELTTLPPEICQLTKLMVLNLSNNHLSSLPREICKLKNLKELYFGRNPLTSPPYEIATRGIDAICQYFAAFKPNTSIGVVSDPVLLPSKDQSLSEVKVLVVGDGAAGKTSLVKRLLGLSFDHHEDTTHGININGWQQDIGDRKIRINIWDFGGQVIQHTTHQFFLSKRSLYILVLDGRKEERPEYWLQHIESFGGDSPVLVVLNKQDESCGFGLNCVHLQRKYPTITGFYPTSCKNNVGIEEFRVALLKELRQMPLLDTPWPKSWFAVKQRIGQMGKPYISCEEYETICKKAGISEEKNQKTLLSFLHDLGAAIHFDDYILNAMHVLDPVWITQAVYKIITAKEMADSNGLLQLESLKKILQHEEEEKHSWPIHTHVFILELMKKFQLCWGVGEEAVLLPQFFPIDEPEFTFDYSGSLGFILQYQDFLPPSVFSRFMVKVHQNIKSGLCWRTGVVLEDKASGTNAVVKADHEARRIYLWVHGPRRKEYLSFLWFTLREINNSFEKLEVSERIPMPDDPQRSADYETLINFAEAGADIFIPDGSKKRYSVKELLGLVEPSKEDEILRTMQKLQAELEHKEAATEASNINLELKPNAFGVGINLNSLFEGIKSKVRARVLDDPQKGDKHE from the coding sequence ATGACGAATGAAAGAGTGTTGCAGAAGATAGAAGAGGCCAAGGCAAGCGGGACAACAACGCTTCGCTTGAGCGGACAAGGGTTGAAAGAATTACCGTCGGAAATAGGTCAGCTCACGAATCTGACGGAGCTTGACCTCTGCAATAACCAGTTCAGTAGCCTGCCGCCGGAAATCCGCAAACTCACGAATCTACAAAAACTCAGGCTCTGGAATAATAAACTCACCACTCTGCCGCCGGAAATTAGCCAGCTCACGAATCTGACGGTTCTTGACCTCCGTAACAACCAACTCAGAAATCTGCCGTCAGGAATTCTCAAGCTTACAAAACTAAAGGAGCTTGACCTCTACAGCAACTATATCGACAACCCTCCATCGGAAATCGGTCAGCTCAAGCAGCTGACGGGACTTAATCTTGGCCACAACCATCTCAGAAGTTTACCGCCGGAAATCTACCAGCTCACGACGCTGACGGTACTTGACCTCCGCCATAACCAGTTCAGCAACCTGCCGCCGAAAATCGGACAGCTCACGAATTTGACAGAGCTTAACCTCAGCAACAATCGGCTCAATGTACTGCCATTGGAAATTTGCAAGCTTACGAGTCTGAAAAAACTTTTCCTCCTGGATAATGAACTCACCACTCTGCCACCAGAAATCTGCCAGCTAACAAAGCTGATGGTGCTTAACCTCAGCAACAACCATCTCAGCAGCCTGCCGCGAGAAATCTGTAAGCTCAAGAACCTGAAGGAACTTTACTTCGGTCGCAATCCCCTCACCTCTCCGCCGTATGAAATAGCCACTCGGGGCATTGATGCCATCTGTCAGTATTTCGCTGCCTTTAAACCCAACACCTCAATAGGAGTGGTTTCTGATCCTGTTCTCCTCCCGTCAAAAGATCAGTCCCTCAGCGAGGTAAAAGTTCTCGTCGTCGGCGACGGTGCGGCAGGCAAGACTTCCTTAGTCAAGCGGCTACTCGGCTTGTCCTTTGACCATCACGAGGACACTACGCATGGTATCAATATTAATGGCTGGCAACAGGATATCGGCGACAGAAAGATCAGAATCAACATTTGGGACTTTGGTGGCCAAGTTATCCAGCACACCACCCACCAATTCTTCCTTTCCAAACGCAGCCTGTATATCTTAGTGCTTGATGGGCGTAAGGAGGAGCGACCCGAATACTGGCTTCAGCATATTGAGAGCTTTGGCGGGGACTCGCCCGTGCTGGTCGTACTCAACAAGCAGGATGAGAGTTGCGGGTTTGGGCTCAACTGTGTGCATCTGCAACGTAAGTATCCGACCATAACTGGCTTCTATCCCACCTCATGCAAAAACAATGTAGGTATTGAGGAGTTCCGGGTTGCACTACTCAAAGAGCTGCGACAAATGCCGCTTCTGGATACTCCTTGGCCGAAAAGCTGGTTTGCGGTCAAGCAGCGTATCGGACAAATGGGCAAGCCCTACATTAGCTGTGAGGAGTATGAAACTATCTGTAAAAAAGCAGGCATCTCCGAGGAAAAAAATCAGAAAACTCTACTTAGCTTTCTTCATGACCTAGGTGCAGCCATACATTTCGATGACTACATTCTAAATGCCATGCATGTACTTGATCCGGTCTGGATAACGCAAGCGGTATATAAAATCATCACGGCTAAGGAGATGGCGGACAGCAACGGTCTTCTGCAATTGGAAAGCCTTAAGAAAATTCTGCAGCATGAAGAAGAGGAAAAGCACTCTTGGCCGATACATACACATGTATTTATTCTGGAGCTGATGAAGAAGTTTCAGCTATGCTGGGGTGTCGGTGAGGAGGCCGTTCTCCTCCCCCAGTTCTTTCCTATTGATGAACCGGAATTTACCTTTGACTATAGCGGCTCATTGGGCTTCATTCTTCAGTATCAGGACTTCCTGCCGCCCTCGGTCTTTTCCCGCTTCATGGTCAAGGTGCATCAAAATATCAAATCGGGTCTATGCTGGCGTACAGGGGTTGTACTTGAGGACAAGGCAAGCGGCACCAATGCCGTGGTCAAGGCGGATCATGAGGCCCGGCGTATCTACCTCTGGGTGCATGGTCCGCGCCGCAAGGAGTATCTCAGCTTCCTCTGGTTCACACTAAGAGAAATAAACAATAGCTTCGAAAAGCTTGAGGTTAGCGAACGCATTCCAATGCCTGACGACCCGCAGCGCAGTGCCGACTATGAAACTTTAATCAATTTTGCTGAGGCTGGTGCGGACATTTTCATTCCAGATGGCTCAAAGAAGCGGTACAGCGTGAAGGAACTGCTGGGCTTAGTAGAACCAAGCAAGGAAGATGAGATACTAAGAACGATGCAGAAACTTCAGGCGGAGCTTGAGCACAAGGAGGCGGCAACGGAGGCAAGCAACATAAATCTTGAGTTAAAGCCGAATGCTTTTGGTGTCGGTATCAATCTTAATAGTCTCTTTGAAGGAATAAAATCTAAAGTCCGAGCTAGAGTTCTTGATGATCCACAAAAGGGGGATAAGCATGAGTAA